In Fervidobacterium thailandense, a genomic segment contains:
- a CDS encoding radical SAM protein yields MAVGGLKGMVYHQAGKLVASVIRKADLETFSKLLFTVGALSKEPAKSGLKKLGLMAQEGHPMIKKWVEIFQKSSPKVVEKIINNLIINEFAIGEPMRQKLMHEYKVVLPKLGVISPTYACNLNCIGCYAGLYGRKYELTKDEVRSVLKQGEELGIFFWVITGGEPFYWPHIMEIFEEFSEHYFMVYTNGILINDEKAKKLAELGNVTLSISVEGFESETDWRRGHGVFRAIQNTWERLRKYGVPFGASVTATRVNHDVIMKDEFWDFLEQNGVSYVWIYQFMPVGQDPVMDLVPTPKQRYERFFKTEQLRLSGRFAFVADFWNHGFLTHGCLSAGAKYFHVNAKGYVEPCVFQQFAVDSIREKKLIDIFKSPFFEAYKRAIPFSNNLFRPCPIIDNPKVFRAMVKNFNAIPQHEGSEKVITELAPQIDKLAEEWKQYADKLWYEYGYVERYPVNRGIYNYETRMKRYANKEEALKVDKKLNI; encoded by the coding sequence ATGGCGGTTGGTGGGCTTAAGGGTATGGTTTACCATCAGGCTGGAAAGCTCGTTGCCTCAGTTATCAGAAAAGCGGACCTTGAAACGTTCTCCAAGTTACTCTTCACGGTCGGAGCACTGAGCAAAGAACCAGCGAAAAGCGGATTGAAGAAGCTTGGGTTGATGGCGCAGGAAGGGCACCCGATGATAAAGAAGTGGGTCGAAATATTCCAAAAGTCCTCACCGAAAGTGGTTGAAAAGATTATCAACAACCTCATCATCAACGAATTCGCCATAGGTGAACCGATGAGGCAAAAGCTCATGCACGAGTACAAGGTTGTTCTGCCGAAGCTTGGTGTTATCAGCCCAACGTACGCATGCAATCTGAACTGTATTGGATGCTACGCGGGATTGTACGGAAGGAAGTACGAACTGACCAAAGATGAGGTCAGAAGCGTTCTCAAGCAAGGGGAAGAACTCGGTATCTTCTTCTGGGTTATCACCGGTGGTGAACCGTTCTATTGGCCACACATCATGGAGATCTTCGAGGAGTTCAGTGAGCACTACTTCATGGTTTATACAAACGGTATCCTCATCAACGATGAAAAGGCCAAGAAACTCGCCGAGCTCGGTAATGTGACGCTCTCGATATCCGTCGAGGGCTTTGAAAGTGAGACCGACTGGAGAAGAGGTCATGGCGTCTTTCGTGCCATCCAAAACACTTGGGAAAGACTCAGGAAGTACGGAGTACCGTTCGGTGCGAGCGTGACGGCCACGAGGGTGAATCACGATGTGATCATGAAAGACGAGTTCTGGGACTTCCTCGAGCAGAACGGCGTCAGCTACGTCTGGATCTACCAATTCATGCCCGTCGGTCAAGACCCGGTGATGGACCTCGTTCCAACACCGAAGCAGAGGTACGAGCGCTTCTTCAAGACTGAACAACTCAGACTAAGCGGTAGGTTCGCTTTCGTCGCAGACTTCTGGAACCACGGCTTCCTGACGCACGGGTGTCTCTCTGCCGGTGCCAAGTACTTCCACGTGAACGCGAAGGGATACGTAGAGCCGTGTGTCTTCCAGCAATTTGCGGTCGACAGCATCAGGGAGAAGAAATTGATTGACATATTCAAATCACCGTTCTTCGAGGCCTATAAACGTGCCATTCCGTTCTCCAACAACCTATTCAGACCGTGTCCTATCATCGACAACCCGAAGGTTTTCAGAGCGATGGTCAAGAATTTCAACGCGATACCCCAACACGAAGGCTCCGAAAAAGTTATCACCGAACTTGCTCCACAGATAGACAAACTCGCCGAAGAGTGGAAACAGTACGCTGACAAACTCTGGTACGAGTACGGTTACGTCGAGAGGTACCCGGTGAACAGAGGCATATACAACTATGAAACAAGGATGAAACGTTACGCGAATAAGGAAGAAGCCCTGAAGGTAGACAAAAAGCTGAACATATGA
- a CDS encoding TetR/AcrR family transcriptional regulator: MARTVKENETRKRIIEAARKLFSEKGFEGVSMEDIAQASGVRKSLIYYYFPSKEVLFEEIWIQIIDELENELFAESESDGNITRMIKRIIRKYIDFVMNKEELSKLIARERLNVMESKSQLERAKIKYSGFLKRLEALFERGREANVLNDIEPSTATELVTTVSAVHRKGILRNIEEFLLKVLLKERPEH; the protein is encoded by the coding sequence TTGGCCCGGACGGTGAAGGAAAACGAAACACGCAAGAGGATAATTGAGGCAGCACGAAAGCTTTTTTCCGAAAAGGGTTTTGAAGGTGTGAGTATGGAAGACATTGCGCAGGCCTCTGGCGTGCGCAAGTCTCTTATTTATTACTACTTCCCGAGCAAGGAAGTACTTTTCGAGGAAATTTGGATCCAGATCATCGACGAATTGGAGAACGAGTTGTTCGCCGAAAGTGAGAGCGATGGAAACATCACCCGCATGATTAAGAGGATCATAAGAAAGTACATCGACTTTGTGATGAACAAGGAAGAGCTGAGCAAACTCATCGCACGCGAAAGACTGAACGTGATGGAAAGCAAGTCACAGCTTGAAAGGGCAAAGATAAAGTACAGTGGATTTCTGAAACGTTTGGAAGCACTATTCGAGAGAGGACGGGAAGCGAACGTACTCAACGATATAGAACCATCAACGGCGACGGAACTCGTAACAACCGTGAGTGCGGTACACAGAAAGGGTATCTTACGGAACATCGAAGAATTCCTGCTCAAAGTTCTTCTCAAGGAAAGACCGGAGCACTGA
- a CDS encoding MFS transporter, translating to MKAKAEKYRIALIFLFLMGLVSLFSDITYEGMRSIIGPYLGLLGASAFLVSFVAGFSELFGYGMRLVFGRVVDKTKKYWLFTFIGYVMNLLVIPTLALTNHWVPAIVLVVLERLGKAIRKPSKDTITSFVGGQLGYGKTFAIEEFLDQIGATVGPLFVSFAISRNVTSGTLQAYKTSFALLAFPALITLGVLTIARLIVPSPERLEKTSEVKAQTLGENKALKLYLFAISLFAFSFADFALIGYHVQSERIFSASTIPLLYASAMAIDALSALLFGWMFDKRGFNAMVVPVFLSAFYGILSFSSTKGMIWLGVLAWGIGMGAQESIFKAAIAKLVAKELRATAYGVYNTVFGVSWFLGSAFIGLLYEHNIVVLRLVTLILGLASFGIFYALSFKTSKKSLNG from the coding sequence ATGAAAGCGAAAGCGGAAAAGTATAGGATAGCCCTTATCTTTCTGTTTCTCATGGGATTAGTCAGCCTGTTCAGTGACATCACTTACGAGGGCATGAGGAGTATCATCGGGCCGTACCTTGGATTGTTGGGAGCTTCGGCGTTTCTTGTGAGCTTTGTGGCCGGTTTCAGTGAACTTTTCGGTTACGGGATGCGTTTGGTGTTTGGAAGGGTGGTCGATAAGACCAAGAAATACTGGCTTTTTACGTTCATCGGTTACGTGATGAATCTACTCGTCATTCCAACCCTTGCACTCACCAACCATTGGGTGCCCGCAATAGTGTTGGTCGTTTTGGAACGCTTAGGAAAGGCCATCAGAAAACCGTCGAAGGATACGATCACCTCGTTCGTCGGTGGTCAGCTTGGTTACGGAAAGACGTTCGCAATAGAAGAATTCCTCGACCAAATTGGTGCGACGGTGGGACCACTCTTTGTAAGTTTTGCGATATCAAGGAACGTAACATCCGGGACGTTGCAAGCGTACAAAACGAGTTTTGCACTCCTGGCCTTTCCAGCGCTGATTACTTTGGGTGTGCTCACTATCGCTAGACTGATCGTTCCATCCCCAGAGAGACTCGAGAAAACTTCCGAAGTTAAGGCTCAAACACTCGGGGAAAACAAAGCACTTAAGCTCTACCTTTTTGCTATCAGTCTCTTCGCGTTCAGCTTTGCCGATTTTGCATTGATAGGTTATCATGTTCAATCGGAAAGGATCTTTTCGGCGAGTACGATACCTTTGCTCTACGCATCGGCGATGGCCATCGATGCACTTTCAGCGCTTCTCTTTGGATGGATGTTTGACAAAAGAGGATTCAACGCGATGGTTGTCCCCGTATTTCTGTCTGCGTTTTACGGTATACTCTCGTTCTCGAGCACCAAGGGAATGATATGGTTAGGTGTGCTTGCATGGGGAATCGGCATGGGGGCGCAGGAGTCCATATTTAAAGCGGCAATTGCGAAACTTGTTGCCAAGGAATTACGCGCCACCGCCTACGGTGTGTACAACACCGTTTTTGGTGTCTCATGGTTCCTGGGCAGTGCGTTTATAGGATTGCTTTACGAACACAACATCGTGGTTTTAAGGCTTGTTACTCTCATCCTCGGTTTAGCCTCATTCGGAATTTTCTACGCGCTCAGCTTTAAAACTTCTAAAAAATCACTGAATGGTTAA
- a CDS encoding S1 RNA-binding domain-containing protein has product MEVGQMVKGKVTEVLKFGANVELENGEKGFIHISKIANQYVEKVEDFLKVGQEIEGRIIGKGKDGKWEISLKEEKSGKEARDPKEIEAEQKREEFEKKLQKFLKDSQKTYSEYKKRLDKKQGVTKRR; this is encoded by the coding sequence ATGGAAGTTGGTCAGATGGTAAAAGGTAAAGTAACGGAGGTACTAAAATTCGGAGCAAACGTCGAATTAGAGAACGGAGAAAAGGGATTCATCCACATTTCGAAAATTGCAAACCAATACGTCGAGAAGGTCGAGGACTTTCTAAAGGTTGGACAAGAGATCGAGGGTCGGATAATCGGCAAAGGTAAAGACGGAAAGTGGGAGATTAGTTTGAAGGAAGAGAAGTCTGGTAAAGAGGCGAGGGATCCCAAGGAGATCGAAGCCGAGCAGAAGAGGGAAGAGTTTGAGAAGAAGTTACAGAAGTTCTTGAAGGATAGCCAGAAGACTTACTCGGAGTACAAAAAGAGACTCGACAAGAAGCAGGGCGTCACCAAGAGAAGGTAA
- the rpmE gene encoding 50S ribosomal protein L31, protein MKKGIHPEMKLLTVKCACGAEHKIWSTKDHLRIDVCSNCHPLYKGSGGVGLIVDTEGRVQKFKKKFEGKY, encoded by the coding sequence GTGAAAAAAGGCATTCATCCTGAGATGAAGCTCTTAACGGTGAAGTGCGCATGTGGTGCCGAACACAAGATTTGGAGCACGAAAGATCATCTAAGAATTGACGTCTGTTCCAACTGCCACCCACTCTACAAAGGAAGCGGAGGTGTGGGACTGATCGTTGATACGGAGGGGCGCGTCCAGAAGTTTAAGAAGAAGTTTGAAGGAAAGTACTGA
- a CDS encoding AAA family ATPase: MKFLPLGLSDFRTLIESNYIYVDKTKFLYELAFRGGLHFLSRRDCPRILCPKKREQPHE; this comes from the coding sequence ATGAAGTTTCTACCTTTAGGGTTGAGTGATTTCAGAACCTTAATAGAGAGCAATTATATATACGTGGACAAGACCAAGTTCTTATACGAACTCGCATTTAGAGGAGGCTTGCACTTTCTTTCGCGCCGAGACTGTCCAAGAATTTTGTGTCCTAAGAAAAGAGAACAACCACATGAGTAA
- a CDS encoding PD-(D/E)XK nuclease domain-containing protein: MVNLLESAGLSVVVEDESAGGRADVVVKMNGVVYVIELKVDKSAREALEQIKGKGYHEPFRGKEVYLVGISVSSKSGRVVKWALDQL, encoded by the coding sequence ATGGTGAACCTGCTTGAATCAGCGGGTTTGAGTGTGGTGGTGGAGGATGAGAGTGCTGGTGGAAGGGCGGATGTGGTGGTGAAGATGAACGGTGTGGTGTACGTGATAGAGCTGAAGGTGGACAAGTCAGCAAGGGAAGCGCTGGAGCAGATAAAAGGGAAGGGGTACCATGAGCCGTTTAGAGGTAAGGAAGTGTACTTGGTAGGGATAAGTGTTTCGAGCAAGAGTGGAAGGGTAGTGAAATGGGCACTTGACCAACTTTGA
- a CDS encoding Crp/Fnr family transcriptional regulator, with protein MNPIEKKRITQNLIMCEVFEGLGESFVEEILRIGQIERYRAKEIVRSRGDSCEEVLILVHGEVYGLFTNSEGRVLQIDHMTAPKLLAAAVIFSTDSKYPVDVETVKDSTFLRIERESFIGLMMNNEKLLRNYLRFISDTFMFITDRFYEITMKNLVQKVCGYLLKLMNEQQSTSVVMHMTKEELAREFGVSRPALSRVFIELEKLGVIESEGKKIKIKDERYLRDYAQFGY; from the coding sequence ATGAATCCAATTGAAAAGAAAAGGATAACACAAAATCTTATCATGTGTGAGGTTTTTGAAGGTTTAGGAGAAAGTTTTGTCGAGGAAATTCTGAGGATTGGACAAATCGAGCGATATCGTGCAAAGGAGATAGTTCGAAGCAGGGGAGACAGCTGTGAGGAAGTACTCATCCTCGTTCATGGTGAAGTGTACGGTTTGTTTACAAATTCGGAGGGACGTGTTTTGCAGATCGACCATATGACAGCTCCTAAGCTTCTTGCCGCAGCAGTGATATTTTCCACGGATTCAAAGTATCCGGTTGATGTTGAAACGGTGAAAGATTCGACTTTTTTGAGGATTGAAAGAGAGAGCTTCATCGGACTTATGATGAACAACGAGAAGCTACTCCGTAATTACTTGAGATTCATCAGTGATACGTTCATGTTCATAACCGACAGGTTTTACGAAATAACGATGAAGAATCTTGTGCAAAAAGTTTGTGGCTACCTCTTAAAACTTATGAACGAGCAACAGAGCACGTCCGTGGTTATGCATATGACAAAAGAAGAACTCGCCAGGGAATTCGGAGTTTCCAGGCCAGCGTTGTCGAGAGTGTTCATCGAGCTTGAAAAATTGGGAGTGATAGAATCGGAAGGTAAAAAAATAAAAATTAAAGATGAAAGATATCTCCGAGATTACGCGCAATTTGGATATTGA
- the hcp gene encoding hydroxylamine reductase has product MAVNMFCYQCSQAMNGEACLVSGVCGKEPTVARLQDNLVYILKGISAYYYHAKELGYVDEEIAAYLARGLYATLTNVNFDAEDFVKLAIEAGMMNFRVMQLLKKAHIETYGEPTPVEVETGTREGHMIIVTGHNLKVLEELLKQVEGTDVYVYTHSEMLPAHGYPGLRKYKNLAGNLGGSWFDQRELFDKYPAAILGTSNCVLIPKESYRDRMFTTSIAKLPGVKHIDGYDYSEVISKAKSLPRVPSQPGHFKLTTGYSTSVIKSLAGRIKELVEAGKIRHFLVVGGCDTPTKRGLYYREFVQKLPKDTIVITLACGKFRINDLQLGDIEGIPRLIDVGQCNDTIVAIEIAMALADTFGVKVNELPLSLVLTWMEQKAVAILWTLLALGLKGIYIGPVLPAWINADILNVLVRNYNLKLISSPDEDIKHILKI; this is encoded by the coding sequence ATGGCAGTAAACATGTTCTGTTACCAGTGCTCTCAAGCTATGAACGGAGAGGCGTGTTTGGTATCAGGTGTATGTGGGAAAGAACCAACCGTAGCACGACTGCAAGACAACCTGGTGTATATACTCAAGGGAATCTCAGCGTATTATTACCACGCAAAGGAGCTCGGGTACGTTGATGAAGAAATAGCAGCGTATCTTGCTCGCGGCTTGTACGCGACCCTGACAAATGTGAATTTTGACGCAGAAGATTTCGTTAAACTGGCTATTGAAGCAGGTATGATGAATTTCAGGGTAATGCAACTTCTAAAAAAAGCTCACATCGAAACTTACGGTGAACCTACACCGGTCGAAGTTGAAACTGGCACGAGAGAAGGTCACATGATAATTGTTACTGGCCACAATTTGAAAGTGCTCGAAGAGTTACTAAAGCAAGTTGAAGGTACGGACGTTTATGTTTACACTCATTCCGAGATGTTACCGGCTCACGGATACCCAGGATTGAGGAAGTACAAAAATCTCGCAGGGAATCTTGGCGGTTCATGGTTTGACCAGAGAGAACTTTTCGATAAGTACCCTGCAGCGATTCTTGGAACAAGTAACTGTGTGCTCATACCGAAGGAATCTTACAGAGACAGGATGTTTACGACATCCATTGCAAAACTACCGGGAGTAAAGCATATCGATGGATACGACTATTCAGAAGTTATATCAAAGGCTAAGTCACTTCCCAGAGTGCCAAGTCAACCGGGACATTTTAAGCTGACGACCGGTTATTCAACAAGTGTTATTAAATCCCTTGCGGGAAGGATAAAAGAACTTGTTGAGGCAGGAAAAATTAGGCATTTCTTAGTAGTAGGTGGTTGCGATACGCCAACAAAGCGCGGGCTGTACTACAGGGAATTTGTACAAAAACTACCAAAGGATACCATCGTGATAACCCTGGCTTGTGGAAAGTTTAGAATCAATGATCTACAACTCGGTGATATAGAAGGTATCCCAAGATTAATTGACGTCGGCCAATGTAATGATACTATCGTCGCCATTGAAATCGCTATGGCTCTTGCAGATACTTTCGGTGTAAAAGTTAATGAATTACCCTTGTCATTGGTTCTTACGTGGATGGAACAAAAGGCTGTTGCGATATTGTGGACGTTACTTGCACTTGGACTGAAAGGAATATACATAGGACCTGTGTTACCTGCCTGGATTAACGCGGATATCCTCAACGTACTCGTTAGAAATTATAACCTTAAGTTGATTAGTAGCCCTGATGAGGATATCAAGCATATTCTGAAAATATAG
- the lpdA gene encoding dihydrolipoyl dehydrogenase — protein MYNAIVIGGGPGGYVCAIKLAHYGKKVALIEKDQLGGTCTNWGCIPTKALLTATHLLSEAKEKADKLGLNLKVEGYDLQKIMAHAQKSVMMSRKGIEYLLKKNGVEFVRGTAEILEKGKVRVKETGQIIEAENIVLAHGSVPVIFPPFNEVEGIWTSNDVFTMQKLPESLLIIGGGVIGVEFATFFSALGTKVTIIELADHILPYEDADVAEELKKSFIRKGVTIYENSKVTSIKKTGESYTITFADEKGVENTLNAEKVLLAVGRKPNIPDDVRALGVEIDRGVKTDTRMRTNIEGVYAIGDIRGQIMLAHVASYEGVVAAKNIAGIEAYMDYSAVPSIVFTNPEVAAVGLREKDADPGKVKVFKFPLSANGRARTMLENLGFVKVIADKECDVVLGVTIVSPYATELIMEGVIAVKNKLTAHQLEESIHPHPTLSETMLGALEGIVDRPIHL, from the coding sequence ATGTACAACGCTATCGTGATAGGAGGAGGCCCTGGTGGTTACGTCTGTGCCATTAAGTTGGCACATTACGGAAAGAAGGTTGCTTTGATTGAAAAAGATCAGCTGGGAGGAACGTGTACAAATTGGGGATGTATCCCAACAAAGGCACTCTTAACAGCAACGCATCTGCTCAGTGAAGCAAAAGAAAAAGCAGATAAGCTTGGGCTGAACCTGAAGGTCGAGGGTTATGATCTTCAAAAGATCATGGCGCATGCGCAAAAGAGTGTGATGATGTCCAGAAAGGGAATAGAGTATCTACTCAAGAAGAACGGTGTTGAATTTGTTAGGGGAACCGCGGAAATTCTTGAAAAGGGTAAGGTACGAGTAAAAGAGACCGGGCAGATAATCGAAGCTGAAAACATAGTTCTTGCACACGGTTCGGTTCCGGTTATCTTCCCACCCTTCAACGAAGTTGAAGGAATTTGGACGAGTAACGATGTTTTCACGATGCAAAAGTTACCAGAGAGCTTGCTCATCATCGGCGGTGGGGTCATTGGCGTTGAGTTTGCAACGTTCTTCAGCGCACTCGGAACAAAGGTCACAATAATCGAGTTGGCCGACCATATATTACCTTACGAAGATGCTGATGTTGCAGAGGAGCTCAAGAAATCTTTCATTCGAAAAGGAGTTACAATTTACGAAAATAGCAAAGTTACGTCAATCAAGAAAACGGGGGAAAGTTACACCATAACTTTTGCCGACGAAAAGGGCGTGGAAAATACTCTAAACGCGGAAAAAGTACTCTTGGCTGTGGGACGAAAGCCAAACATACCGGATGATGTGCGAGCGCTCGGAGTGGAAATCGATAGGGGAGTCAAGACGGATACAAGGATGAGAACAAACATCGAAGGTGTGTATGCAATCGGCGATATCAGAGGACAGATTATGCTCGCACACGTTGCTTCCTACGAAGGTGTGGTCGCTGCAAAGAACATCGCTGGCATCGAGGCATACATGGATTATTCGGCGGTCCCTTCGATCGTTTTCACAAACCCAGAAGTAGCTGCCGTTGGTTTACGGGAGAAAGACGCAGATCCAGGAAAGGTCAAAGTGTTCAAATTCCCGCTGTCGGCAAACGGAAGGGCCAGAACGATGCTTGAGAACCTCGGATTTGTGAAGGTAATTGCCGATAAGGAATGTGATGTGGTGCTCGGGGTTACGATCGTCTCTCCTTACGCAACCGAGCTAATCATGGAAGGTGTCATTGCGGTGAAAAATAAGTTGACAGCTCATCAACTTGAAGAGTCGATACATCCGCATCCAACTCTCAGTGAGACGATGCTCGGAGCTCTCGAAGGTATAGTTGACAGGCCGATACACCTGTAA
- a CDS encoding glycerate kinase type-2 family protein — MRADLKTILRAIVDEIIKESDPYTCVREYVEKIPVLKNGDQIILVAIGKAAWRMAKAAKDSLKERIKTGIVVTKYGHSEGDIEGLQIYEAGHPIPDENSLIATKRILEVTSNLSEKDLVLFLVSGGGSSLFELPQDGICIEDIQKLTTQLLKSGASIVEINTVRKRLSKVKGGRFAQHVYPARIVSLVLSDVLGDRLDTIASGPAYPDSTTTEQVLEIIKRYNLKISKELMNLLLQETPKELPNVETYIVGNVQKACKVARDFLERLGLNVIVLTTQLSCEAREAGRFLAAIAKEIRNHDRPVKKPAAVIVGGETVVRVTSSGKGGRNQELALAFAVEVDGMDNLALCSFGTDGTDGPTDAAGGIVDGNTCEKIRKAGYSPQRLLDDNDSYTALKLADDLLVTGPTGTNVNDVVILIVE; from the coding sequence ATGAGAGCTGATCTAAAGACGATTCTCAGAGCGATTGTCGATGAAATCATAAAGGAATCCGATCCTTACACCTGCGTTCGTGAGTACGTCGAGAAAATACCTGTTCTGAAAAATGGGGATCAAATCATTCTTGTTGCTATCGGGAAAGCAGCTTGGAGGATGGCAAAAGCGGCGAAGGATAGTTTGAAGGAACGTATTAAAACGGGGATAGTTGTCACCAAGTATGGACACTCAGAAGGTGACATAGAGGGGTTACAGATATACGAAGCCGGTCATCCAATCCCCGATGAAAACTCATTGATTGCCACGAAAAGAATTCTCGAGGTCACAAGCAACCTTTCGGAGAAGGATTTGGTACTTTTCTTAGTTTCAGGTGGTGGTTCTTCGCTTTTTGAACTACCTCAGGATGGGATTTGCATAGAAGATATCCAAAAATTAACGACTCAGTTGCTAAAAAGCGGTGCAAGTATTGTTGAAATTAACACCGTAAGGAAACGACTCTCAAAAGTCAAAGGTGGAAGATTCGCCCAGCATGTTTACCCTGCGAGGATAGTGTCGCTCGTTCTTTCGGATGTTCTTGGAGATCGCCTCGATACGATTGCTTCCGGCCCCGCGTATCCAGATAGTACAACGACTGAACAGGTATTGGAAATCATCAAGAGGTACAATTTAAAAATTTCGAAGGAACTCATGAATCTGCTCCTTCAAGAAACACCAAAGGAATTGCCGAACGTTGAAACCTACATCGTTGGAAACGTGCAAAAGGCCTGTAAAGTAGCACGGGATTTTCTTGAAAGGCTTGGATTAAACGTAATCGTCTTAACAACGCAGCTTTCGTGCGAAGCGCGGGAGGCAGGAAGATTTCTTGCAGCAATTGCTAAGGAGATTCGTAATCATGACCGTCCCGTTAAAAAGCCCGCAGCTGTCATCGTTGGAGGCGAAACCGTGGTACGTGTGACCAGTAGCGGTAAGGGTGGAAGGAATCAGGAACTTGCCCTTGCGTTCGCCGTAGAAGTGGACGGTATGGACAACTTGGCTCTTTGCTCTTTTGGGACCGACGGGACGGACGGACCAACGGATGCTGCTGGTGGTATCGTCGATGGAAACACGTGTGAGAAGATAAGAAAAGCTGGATACTCACCGCAACGACTACTCGACGATAACGATTCTTACACGGCACTTAAACTCGCTGATGACCTCTTGGTAACCGGACCCACCGGAACAAATGTGAACGATGTCGTTATATTGATCGTTGAATAA
- a CDS encoding NADH-dependent [FeFe] hydrogenase, group A6, with protein sequence MVTIYINDKPYQVQEGKTVLEVAWELGYKIPTLCHHPELEPIGACRICVVEIEGARTLQPACTTKVADGMKIRTNTERVESAVKFNLSLIMANHPHECMYCEADGRCELQKLVHMYDIQPIFGVNVAKEKEIDVSSPSINRDLSKCIKCQRCVRVCSEIQGMNIYSMVERGYETLPETEFGIPVYETNCISCGQCAYLCPVGAIYETPDWKKVWKMLNNKEPGKVYVAQTAPSVRVAIGEEFGMEPGTVSTGKMVAALRRLGFDYVFDTNFAADLTIMEEGYELIHRLQEGGKFPMFTSCCPGWVNEMEKEWPELREHLSTAKSPQQMMSSVVKTYFAQKIGVKPEDIVMVSVMPCTAKKDEITRPQQLVDGIKVTDYVITTRELGKLIKLKGIPFVNLPEEEYDSPLGTSTGAAALFGVTGGVMEAALRTAYEVLTGQRLAKLVFEPVRGLDGIREAEIDINGRKLKVAIAHGMANVKKLLKEMKEGKRYYDFVEIMACMGGCIGGGGQPKNLDPDILKKRAAAIYSIDEMSVLRRSHENPDIIKLYEEFLEKPNSHIAHHLLHTHYTDRSKAVRKAQKTVS encoded by the coding sequence ATGGTGACTATCTACATCAACGACAAACCGTACCAGGTACAGGAAGGTAAAACAGTTCTTGAAGTCGCATGGGAGCTGGGCTACAAGATTCCTACGCTCTGTCATCACCCCGAGCTCGAACCAATCGGTGCTTGCAGGATTTGTGTTGTGGAGATCGAAGGTGCGAGGACGTTGCAACCGGCTTGTACGACAAAAGTTGCCGACGGGATGAAGATAAGGACGAACACCGAACGTGTTGAAAGTGCCGTAAAGTTCAACCTCTCCCTCATTATGGCCAATCACCCACACGAATGTATGTACTGTGAGGCCGATGGAAGGTGCGAACTCCAGAAGCTTGTTCACATGTACGACATCCAACCCATATTCGGTGTCAACGTTGCAAAGGAAAAGGAGATAGATGTAAGTAGCCCGTCGATCAACCGAGATCTTTCAAAGTGTATCAAGTGCCAGAGATGTGTCCGTGTGTGTAGTGAAATCCAGGGAATGAACATATACTCGATGGTTGAACGCGGTTATGAGACACTTCCGGAGACCGAATTCGGTATCCCGGTTTATGAAACCAACTGCATCAGCTGTGGCCAGTGCGCGTACCTGTGTCCGGTCGGTGCCATCTACGAAACACCGGACTGGAAAAAGGTTTGGAAGATGCTCAACAACAAGGAACCTGGCAAGGTCTATGTAGCGCAAACTGCACCGTCCGTTAGGGTGGCCATCGGTGAGGAATTTGGTATGGAGCCCGGTACGGTGAGCACCGGTAAGATGGTTGCCGCTCTGAGAAGACTTGGTTTTGATTACGTCTTCGATACGAACTTCGCAGCTGACCTGACCATCATGGAAGAAGGTTACGAGCTCATCCACAGGCTCCAGGAAGGCGGCAAATTCCCGATGTTCACCTCCTGTTGTCCGGGTTGGGTTAACGAGATGGAAAAAGAATGGCCGGAGCTCAGAGAGCACCTCTCAACGGCCAAATCACCGCAGCAGATGATGAGTAGCGTTGTCAAAACCTACTTTGCACAGAAAATTGGTGTAAAGCCAGAAGATATAGTTATGGTCTCGGTGATGCCGTGTACGGCTAAGAAAGATGAGATTACCAGACCGCAACAACTAGTCGACGGTATCAAGGTAACCGACTACGTCATCACAACGAGAGAACTTGGAAAACTCATCAAGCTCAAAGGCATACCGTTTGTGAACCTCCCGGAAGAGGAATACGACAGCCCACTTGGTACATCGACCGGTGCTGCCGCACTCTTCGGTGTTACCGGTGGTGTTATGGAAGCCGCACTGAGGACCGCGTACGAGGTGTTGACTGGCCAGAGACTGGCAAAACTCGTCTTCGAACCGGTGCGTGGTCTTGATGGAATCAGGGAAGCGGAGATTGACATCAACGGAAGAAAATTGAAGGTTGCCATCGCACACGGTATGGCCAATGTCAAGAAACTACTCAAAGAAATGAAAGAAGGCAAGAGGTACTACGACTTCGTGGAAATCATGGCCTGTATGGGTGGTTGTATCGGTGGCGGTGGACAACCGAAGAACCTCGATCCGGATATCCTCAAAAAACGCGCAGCGGCGATTTACAGTATCGACGAGATGAGTGTACTCAGAAGGTCGCACGAGAACCCGGATATCATAAAACTCTACGAGGAGTTCCTCGAAAAACCAAACAGCCACATTGCACACCATCTGTTGCACACTCATTACACCGATAGGTCAAAAGCGGTGCGCAAAGCACAAAAAACCGTAAGTTAA